The Labilibaculum sp. sequence GAGATTAGCTTGAAAAAAAAAGTTAAAAAAAGATTTGCAAGTTTAGGATTTATTTCTTTATCTTTGCACTCGCTTTTAGGGACAGCAACGGCTGTCTTGTTAAGAATGAAATTTTAGAACGGGTTGCCTTTTTAAGTAAGGGAAAAACGGCCGGGAAAAGTTCTTTGAAAATATTGGAAACAACAAGTTAGGTAAATACAAGAATAATACCTTGTCAATAAAGAATTACGATAACTTTAATACATTCATGAGCAGAATTATAACAAAAGTTTTTATACAACGAAGAGTTTGATCCTGGCTCAGGATGAACGCTAGCGACAGGCCTAACACATGCAAGTCGAGGGGTATAAGCAGCTTGCTGCTTAGAGACCGGCGCACGGGTGAGTAACGCGTATGCAACCTACCTTTTACTGGGGGATAGCCCAAAGAAATTTGGATTAATACCGCATAATATATTTGAATCGCATGGTTTGGATATTAAATCTACGGAGGTAAAAGATGGGCATGCGTAGCATTAGTTAGTTGGTGAGGTAACGGCTCACCAAGACTATGATGCTTAGGGGGTCTGAGAGGATAGTCCCCCACACTGGTACTGAGACACGGACCAGACTCCTACGGGAGGCAGCAGTGAGGAATATTGGTCAATGGGCGCAAGCCTGAACCAGCCATGTCGCGTGCAGGATGACGGCCCTATGGGTTGTAAACTGCTTTTTTACAGGAATAAACTTTACTACGTGTAGTGAACTGAAGGTACTGTAAGAATAAGGATCGGCTAACTCCGTGCCAGCAGCCGCGGTAATACGGAGGATCCAAGCGTTATCCGGATTTATTGGGTTTAAAGGGTCCGTAGGCGGGCTTTTAAGTCAGTGGTGAAATCCCGGAGCTCAACTCCGGAACTGCCATTGATACTGAAGGCCTTGAATTTAGTTGAGGTGGGCGGAATACGTTATGTAGCGGTGAAATGCATAGATATAACGTAGAACACCGATTGCGAAGGCAGCTCACTAAGCTAACATTGACGCTGATGGACGAAAGCGTGGGGAGCGAACAGGATTAGATACCCTGGTAGTCCACGCCGTAAACGATGATTACTCGTTGTGCACAATACACCGTGCGTGACTGAGCGAAAGCATTAAGTAATCCACCTGGGGAGTACGTTCGCAAGAATGAAACTCAAAGGAATTGACGGGGGCCCGCACAAGCGGAGGAACATGTGGTTTAATTCGATGATACGCGAGGAACCTTACCTGGACTTAAATGTAGATTGACCGGCTTAGAAATAGGCTTTCTCTTCGGAGCAATTTACAAGGTGCTGCATGGTTGTCGTCAGCTCGTGCCGTGAGGTGTCGGGTTAAGTCCCATAACGAGCGCAACCCCTATCGTTAGTTGCTAACAGGTTAAGCTGAGGACTCTAGCGAGACTGCCACCGTAAGGTGAGAGGAAGGTGGGGATGACGTCAAATCAGCACGGCCCTTACGTCCAGGGCTACACACGTGTTACAATGGCCAGTACAAAGGGCTGCTACCAGGCGACTGGATGCTAATCTCTAAAGCTGGTCTCAGTTCGGATCGGAGTCTGCAACTCGACTCCGTGAAGTTGGATTCGCTAGTAATCGTAGATCAGCAACGCTACGGTGAATACGTTCCCGGGCCTTGTACACACCGCCCGTCAAGCCATGGAAGCCGAGGGGACCTGAAGTACGTAACCGCAAGGAGCGTCCTAGGGTAAAATTGGTAACTGGGGCTAAGTCGTAACAAGGTAGCCGTACCGGAAGGTGTGGCTGGAACACCTCCTTTCTAGAGATTGGAAGTATTAATATAGATATTGTAGTTCGATAAGGAATTGCTCTGTATTTCCTGACTGATTGTTTTCATAAATTTATTTATACCATAACCCATAGCGTTAGGGTGTTTTCACCGCTAAGCTGATAGGTAGTAATAGTCCTGTAGCTCAGTTGGTTAGAGCACTACACTGATAATGTAGGGGTCCGCAGTTCAAATCTGCGCAGGACTACACAACGTTTATGGGGGATTAGCTCAGTTGGCTAGAGCGCCTGCCTTGCACGCAGGAGGTCATCGGTTCGACTCCGATATTCTCCACAGAAATACAAATGGTGTATTTAAAGTTCTTTGACATATTGAAACAAAATTAAAGTAGAAGTAACAAAAGTAAAGAAACAGGGATGAATTTCGGCAACGAGATTTATTTTTTGTTAACACAATAAGAAGTAATTAAGAGCGTATGGCGGATGCCTTGGCTCTCAGAGGCGATGAAGGACGTGATAAGCTGCGATAAGTCATGGAGAGGTGCAAATAACCTTTGACCCGTGAATTTCCGAATGGGGCAACCCATCTATTTATAGATATCCAGCAATGGAGGCAAACCCGGAGAACTGAAACATCTAAGTACCCGGAGGAGAAGAAAACAAAAGTGATTCCCCTAGTAGTGGCGATCGAACGGGGATCAGCCCAAACCTATATTGTTTCGGCAATGTAGGGGTTGTAGGACTGCAATAAGAGAAATGGCGTGAAGTGGAAGTGTTTGGAAAGACACACCGTAGAGAGTGATAGTCTCGTACACGTAAGCAAAAAGCCTCTAGCAGTATCCTGAGTAGCGCGGAACACGAGAAATTCTGTGTGAATCTGCCGGGACCATCCGGTAAGGCTAAATACTCCTGAGAGACCGATAGTGAACAAGTACCGTGAGGGAAAGGTGAAAAGCACCTCGAATAGAGGAGTGAAATAGTACCTGAAACCATACGCTTACAAGCGGTCGGAGCACCTTTTGGTGTGACGGCGTGCCTTTTGCATAATGAGCCTACGAGTTACTCCTCACTAGCGAGATTAAGGGCTTCAGGTCCGTAGTCGAAGCGAAAGCGAGTCTGAATAGGGCGTAAAGTTAGTGGGGGTAGACGCGAAACTTGGTGATCTACCCATGGTCAGGCTGAAGCTCTGTTAATCCAGAGTGGAGGGCCCAACCCGTTGACGTTGAAAAGTCTTGGGATGAACTGTGGGTAGGGGTGAAAGGCCAATCAAACTGAGAAATAGCTCGTACTCCCCGAAATGCATTTAGGTGCAGCGTCAGAGTCGAGAGTTATAGAGGTAGAGCTACTGATTGGATGCGAGGGCTTCACCGCCTATCAAATCCAGACAAACTCCGAATGCTATAACTTATATCTGGCAGTGAGCCCGTGGGTGCTAAGGTCCACGGACGAGAGGGAAAGAACCCAGACCATCAGCTAAGGTCCCCAAATGTATGTTAAGTTGAACTAACGAGGTGAGATTGCATTGACAGCTAGGATGTTGGCTTGGAAGCAGCCATTCATTTAAAGAGTGCGTAACAGCTCACTAGTCGAGCGATCTTGCATGGATGATAATCGGGCATAAAACATACTACCGAAGCTATGGATTTAGAATTTATTCTAACTGGTAGGGGAGCATTCCAGCGGCGCAGAAGCAGTGTGGTAATGCATTGTGGAGCTTCTGGAAAAGCAAATGTAGGCATAAGTAACGATAATGCGGGTGAGAAACCCGCACGCCAATAGACTAAGGTTTCCTGATCAACGCTAATCGGATCAGGGTTAGTCGGGACCTAAGGGGTAGCCGAAAGGCGAACTCGATGGACAACGGGTTAATATTCCCGTACCGGCTTTAACTGCGATGGGGTGACGAAGAGATGAAAGCACCGCGAACTGACGGAATAGTTCGTTGAAGACCGTACGTGATGATAGATGCAGGCAAATCCGCATCTTGAGCTGAAAGTCGATAGTACTGCAATGCTACGGCAGCGCAGATAGTGTGCCTAATTTTACTTCCAAGAAAAACCTCTAAGCTTCAGGTTAAAGTTGCCCGTACCTCAAACCGACACAGGTAGTCAAGTAGAGTATACTAAGGCGCTCGAGTGATTCATGGCTAAGGAACTCGGCAAAATAGTCCTGTAACTTCGGGAGAAAGGACGCTCTCAGTAATGAGAGCCGCAGTGAAATGGCCCAGGCGACTGTTTATCAAAAACACATGGCTTTGCAAAAACGAAAGTTGAAGTATAAGGCCTGACACCTGCCCGGTGCTGGAAGGTTAAGTGGAGATGTTATTTTCGGAGAAGCATTGAAATGAAGCCCCAGTAAACGGCGGCCGTAACTATAACGGTCCTAAGGTAGCGAAATTCCTTGTCGGGTAAGTTCCGACCTGCACGAATGGTGTAACGATCTGGGCACTGTCTCAGCCATGAGCTCGGTGAAATTGTAGTATCGGTGAAGATGCCGATTACCCGCAACGGGACGGAAAGACCCCGTGCACCTTTACTGCAGCTTCACATTGATTTTGGGTAAGTAATGTGTAGGATAGGACGGAGACTACGAAGCGGCCTCGCCAGGGGCTGTGGAGTCAACCTTGAAATACGTCCCTTTGCTTATCTGGAGTCTAACGTCTAACGACGGACAGTGTGTGGTGGGTAGTTTGACTGGGGTGGTCGCCTCCAAAAGAGTAACGGAGGCTTCTAAAGGTACCCTCAACACGTTTGGTAATCGTGTGTAGAGTGCAATGGCACAAGGGTGCTTGACTGTGAGACATACAGGTCGATCAGGTACGAAAGTAGAGCATAGTGATCCGGTGGTTCCGCATGGAAGGGCCATCGCTCAAAGGATAAAAGGTACGCCGGGGATAACAGGCTGATCGCTCCCAAGAGCTCATATCGACGGAGCGGTTTGGCACCTCGATGTCGGCTCGTCACATCCTGGGGCTGGAGAAGGTCCCAAGGGTTGGGCTGTTCGCCCATTAAAGTGGCACGCGAGCTGGGTTCAGAACGTCGTGAGACAGTTCGGTCCCTATCTGTTGTGGGCGTTGGAAATTTGAGAGGATCTGACTCTAGTACGAGAGGACCGGGTTGGACGAACCTCTAGTGCATCTGTTGTGGCGCCAGCTGCATTGCAGAGTAGCTACGTTCGGAAGGGATAAGTGCTGAAAGCATCTAAGCACGAAGCCTACCTCAAGATGAGATTTCCTTTAAGGGTCGTTGGAGACTACGACGTTGATAGGTTGCAGGTGTAAAGGTGGTGACATCAAAGCCGAGCAATACTAATTACCCTAATACTTCTGAGTGCGGGGTTCATCGCTGAATTTTTTCGGATGCTATTTTTACTTTAATTTTTTTGATATGTCTATGATATAATCTTGCGGGTGTAAGCTCAATATTAGATTAATGATTTTAGGTGTCTATTGCAACGGGGTTCCACCTCTTCCCATTCCGAACAGAGAAGTTAAGCCCGTTAGCGCCGATGGTACTGCCGAAAGGTGGGAGAGTAGGTCGACGCCGACTTTTAAAAGAGTCTTGTTCCAATGGGAATGAGACTCTTTTTTTATGAAATATATTTTTGTACCGGAGTAACCGGTGCAATTGGAACAATATATCTTTTTTTGATAAAAGTCAAAAAAGGATCAAAAGAATTAAGGTGTTTATTGCAGTAAGGTTCCACCTCTTCCCATTCCGAACAGAGAAGTTAAGCTTATTAGCGCCGATGGTACTGCTGAAAGGTGGGAGAGTAGGTCAACGCCGACTTTTAAAGAGTCCTGCCCGTGAAGGTGCAGGACTTTTTTATTATATAAAGTCGTGTTTCTTATCCAATGATTTGGATTCATTTTAAGGGTGTAGGAGTTATTTTTTGATCAATAAATTACAATTCCAATTTTTGTGGCATGAATTCAAACAAAGATGATTACAAACTGCTGTTCCAGTTATTTTTCCAGAAGTGATATTTTCCAGTTTAGTGATTGCAAAAGTAATTATTGATGAATTTCATGTTCAAATCTGAGCTTATGATGAATGGACGAAAATGCAAATAGTCATTGCTGGTATGCCAAATATAAACTTTGATACGATAAGTGAAGCGTAAAAATAACAGTCAATCATCTTTATATTGGGAATTTGCTTTCATAATCTTCAATCAGTTGGAAAAGACGTTCAGAATGTTTTTTAGGCTCAATGGTACTGAAGGTTGAAGAGGTAGGATTTAAAGCTTTAAATCCTGTGTTTAGAGGGCTGAGGGATGTCGACTTTTTTCTTTTTCAACGATCAAAAATATATGCTTAAAATTAAATACCCACAACATTGCGACTTGATCCTCTATTTTTATGAATCCGGAAACAGATTCCAATAAAAAAAAACAAAGCAGCTACAACATTGTTGTAACTGCTTGATATTGGGGGTGGGCCCACCTGGGCTTGAACCAGGGACCCCCTGATTATGAGTCAGGTGCTCTAACCAGCTGAGCTATAGGCCCTCGAAAAACTAGTACAATAAAAGCAATGTTTTATCTTTGTTTTCGGTGTGCAATATTACATATTTGTATTGAATAATTCAATATTTAAAACCACTTTTTTTATGCAAAAATACAATTCAGTTCCAAATATAGTTTTCGATTTTGGGGGTGTGCTCCTTAATATTAATACTGATCAGGCAGTTAGGAGTTTTAAAGAAATCGGACTAACTGATATTAACGTGGTGAAAAATGAATATCGAACTAATGGTTTGTTTGATCGTTTGGAAAAAGGAACAATAAGTGCTGATCAGTTTAGACTTGAAATCAGAGAGCATATTAATAGGAAGGTTACCGATCAACAAATTGATATGGCCTGGAATTCTATGCTTTTAGACCTTCCTTATGAGCGTTTAGAGATGCTTGAAATGCTTAAAAGGAATCATAGGATATTTCTCCTTAGCAATACAAATATAATTCACTGGAAAGCTTATATGGGAATGATTAAAAAGGTTCATGGTGTCTGTCTTTCCGATTTCTTCGAAAAAGATTATTATTCTCACAATATGGGATTGAGAAAGCCGGATCCTAAAATTTATACAACCCTTCTTGAAAATGAAGGATTAATTGCTTCAGAAACTTTATTTATTGATGATATGATGGTTAATACTGAAGCGGCTAAATTGCTAGGTATGAAAGCACACCATTTGAATTTAGAAAAGGGAGAAACGATTCTTGATTTGTTTTAAAAATAAAGGACTGTTATTTCTTGCGGAAGCTTCCCATTGTATTGTCGTAATTGATATAATACAATCCATTTTGCAATCCTTCTAATTTTATTTTATTGCCAAAGCCTTTAAAGACAATATTTCCATAGTTATCGTATATTTCGTAAAGAGTTTTATGGGTGAATAGCAATTCATCTTTTACTTTTTCGGGACCAAATGTAATTGTAGCTAAGGCAGATTGATATTTAATATCTGGCGAATACTTTGGAGTTCCAGTATAATCGACCTGATAAATTCTGAAAATATTTTCCCCCGAATGCGGGCGAACATCAAGTTGATATTTATTCAATTGAGGATTTCCAATTCCTTCCACTTCACCAATTGTGATCCATTTGTTCCAGCGATATTGCTGAACGATAAACGGCAAGGAGCCACGTTCATCTTTAGTAGTCCAATTTAGAATTCCTTTTTTGTCAATTACAGCGTTTTGCAAGCTGAATGAACTTACGGGTTTAATTGCTTCAGGATTAATAACTTTGGGTAGACATCCATTTTTACAATGGAGTGTGATATTAATTTTTTCACCTATTTGGAAATTGAATTTAGATAAATCAATTTCAAAAGCACTGCTGTTGATTTCATCATTAGTGGTTTGGCCATTTACAGTTACTTCGAAAACACAAAATCCCACTCCTGAGTCAGAGAAAGGGTTCATTACGTAAACATTTTTGCCTAGAAAGATTCCGCTTAGTTCGAGTTTATCTCCGTAAGCAAAATTAAAAAGGAAAAGAAAAATGAATAGTATGACTTTGTTTTTCACTATGTAAAATAATATTGATCTAACTGCAAGATACTAAAACAAAGAGTGATAAAAAAAAGTTTGAAATGGTTTATTTATGAATCCAATCTCCATGAGCTTTAATGATCTCTGTAAGTTCATGAATGGCATTTTCCCTCGGTATATTTTTCTTAATTAATTCGCGGTTTTTGTACAATGATACTTTTCCCGGCCCTGCTCCTACATAACCATAATCTACATCACCCATTTCGCCGGGTCCATTTACAATACATCCCATTACAGCTATTTTCAGATGGGTTAAGTGAGAAAATTGTTTTTTGACTTCTGCAACAACATCATGAAGCTGGAATAGGGTTCTTCCGCAACCAGGACAAGAGACAAATTCCGTCTTACTTGTTCTTACCCTGGCGGCCTGCAAAATCCCAAATGCTGTTGAGTTGATATCTTCATGGGAGAGTTCTCCTTTATTATCAAGCCAGATTCCATTCCCAAATCCATCAAAATACAAACTGCCCAAATCAGCAGAAGCTTTTAAATGAATGTCTTCCAGGTTGGATTCTTCGAATGATCTCTTAAAGATTACAGGCGCTTTACATTTCGATTGAACCAAGCGAAAGGCAAATGCTCGCTGCTCTGCAAATGCATTTTGATGTTTCGAATAACAAACCAAAACGACTTTTGGATTCTTGATGATTTGATTCATAAATTCATCAGATAAATCTGAATAGGTACATTCTACAAAAAGGATATTTGTGTGAAAGAAGGAAAGGTTAGTATTTGTAAATTGATTTGCCTGAAACAGAGGATAGGTGTTTTCAGCATAATTATTGGCCATTTCCCAGCATTCCTGATCTACAATTATTCCTAATTCTTTTGGATAGTCGGCAAAAATGGCATCGAAACCATTTACAAACAAATAATCGCTGGCTAACTTGCCTTTTTCCCATTCAAATGTATCTTCGTTTAAAATGTAGCCGGCTTTTTCTGGCAGATCAGTTGAAATGCATTTTTCATGGCTGGCATCCGTAACCACTACAGGAACTTTTTGGCTTCCAATATTCCCAATCAGAGATGTGGATCTTTTATAAAAATCAAAGAGATTGATGTCTGTATTTTTAACCGGTAAAATTGGCGCATGACCAACTTTTTCAGAAACGTAATCGACTAGTTTTTTTCCTACCGGAGATTCTATTTCCGGATCTTCGGTAAGTGATATCCGAATGGTATCGCCAATTCCATCATTTAATAATGCTCCTGTTCCAACGGCCGATTTTATCCGGCCATCTTCACCTTCACCAGCTTCGGTTACACCCAAATGCAGGGGATAATGCATATTCTCATTTTCCATTTCACAAATCAGCAAACGAACAGTTTTTACCATCATTACTGTATTGCTCGATTTAATCGAGATGGCAACATTCTGAAAATTCTGCTCCTTACAAATACGCAGGAATTCTAAAGTGGCTTCCACCATTCCACGTGGCGTATCTCCGAACCTACTCATAATCCGATCAGATAAAGAGCCATGGTTGGTTCCAATTCTAATTGCGGTATTGTTTTCCTTGCAAATGCGAAGTAAGGGAATGAATTTATCTTTTATTTTTTCAAGGTCTTCCTGATATTTAGTTTCTCCATAGTCAATACTAGTAAAATCGGCTCGTTTATCAACAAAATTCCCCGGATTAATACGTACTTTATCAACATATTTTGTGGCAATTAATGCGGCAGCAGGATTAAAATGAATATCAGCAACCAAAGGAGTATTGTATCCTCTTTTTACCAATTCTTCTTTGATGAACTTCAGACTTTCGGCCTCTTTTGTTCCTTGGGCAGTTAATCGAACGTATTCTGCTCCCGATTCTATCATTCTGATGGATTGTTCAACACTCGCTTCAATATTATTGGTATCGGTGTTGGTCATAGATTGAATTCGAATTGGATTTGTACCACCCAGCGCAGTGTTTCCGATTTTGGATTCTGATGATATGCGTCGAGAGTAGTTAAACAGGTCTTTGCAAAAAAGTTGATGTTTCGGGAAACTCATTTTTTAGGTTTTAGTATTGAAATACAAAGGTAAGTGATAAATTTTATAAATTTGGTGAACCTTTGGCACGAAGCTTTGCAAGAAATACAATAATTTGCTTTGGGAAACTTTGTGTTGCACTTGGCGACTCCTTTGTGGTAAAAATGAAACAGATTCTATGTCAGTAAAAGTTCAGGAAGTAAGCAAATTATACGGTAAACAAAAAGCTTTGGACAATTTGAGTTTTGAAATTATTCAAGGCGAGATTGTTGGATTCTTGGGACCAAATGGAGCGGGAAAATCAACAATGATGAAAATTATTACTGGTTATATTCCCCAAACTTCAGGCTTGGTAGAGGTAAACGGACTGGATGTTAGCATGGATTCTCTTGAAATTAGAAGACAAATTGGTTATTTGCCCGAACACAATCCATTGTATTTGGAAATGTATGTGAAAGAATATCTCGGTCATGTGGCATCTATTTATAAATTAGGTAAAAGTAAGGCAAAGCGAATTGCCGAAATGATCGATTTGACTGGATTGGGAACCGAACAGAATAAAAAAATAGCTGCTCTTTCGAAAGGATATCGCCAAAGAGTTGGAATTGCTCAGGCCTTAATTCATGATCCGAAGGTGCTGATATTGGATGAGCCGACTACCGGATTGGATCCAAATCAGTTGCTGGAAATCCGAAAATTAATTATTGATATCGGCAGGGAAAAAACCGTGATGCTTTCGACGCATATCATGCAGGAAGTAGAAGCTTGTTGCCAGCGGGTTTTAATTGTAAATAAAGGAAAGTTGGTGGCCGATCGGAATATAGATTTTCTTGCGTCCGCAAAATCATCTCATGTGGTTGAAGTGGAATTTGCTTCTGAAGTATCTTCAGACTTATTGCAGGAAATTAGCGGAGTGAATGAAATTGAAGTCCTTGGCGAAAATCGTTACTGTTTTGTTTCCCTAAGAGATATCCG is a genomic window containing:
- a CDS encoding HAD family phosphatase is translated as MQKYNSVPNIVFDFGGVLLNINTDQAVRSFKEIGLTDINVVKNEYRTNGLFDRLEKGTISADQFRLEIREHINRKVTDQQIDMAWNSMLLDLPYERLEMLEMLKRNHRIFLLSNTNIIHWKAYMGMIKKVHGVCLSDFFEKDYYSHNMGLRKPDPKIYTTLLENEGLIASETLFIDDMMVNTEAAKLLGMKAHHLNLEKGETILDLF
- the ispG gene encoding (E)-4-hydroxy-3-methylbut-2-enyl-diphosphate synthase; this encodes MSFPKHQLFCKDLFNYSRRISSESKIGNTALGGTNPIRIQSMTNTDTNNIEASVEQSIRMIESGAEYVRLTAQGTKEAESLKFIKEELVKRGYNTPLVADIHFNPAAALIATKYVDKVRINPGNFVDKRADFTSIDYGETKYQEDLEKIKDKFIPLLRICKENNTAIRIGTNHGSLSDRIMSRFGDTPRGMVEATLEFLRICKEQNFQNVAISIKSSNTVMMVKTVRLLICEMENENMHYPLHLGVTEAGEGEDGRIKSAVGTGALLNDGIGDTIRISLTEDPEIESPVGKKLVDYVSEKVGHAPILPVKNTDINLFDFYKRSTSLIGNIGSQKVPVVVTDASHEKCISTDLPEKAGYILNEDTFEWEKGKLASDYLFVNGFDAIFADYPKELGIIVDQECWEMANNYAENTYPLFQANQFTNTNLSFFHTNILFVECTYSDLSDEFMNQIIKNPKVVLVCYSKHQNAFAEQRAFAFRLVQSKCKAPVIFKRSFEESNLEDIHLKASADLGSLYFDGFGNGIWLDNKGELSHEDINSTAFGILQAARVRTSKTEFVSCPGCGRTLFQLHDVVAEVKKQFSHLTHLKIAVMGCIVNGPGEMGDVDYGYVGAGPGKVSLYKNRELIKKNIPRENAIHELTEIIKAHGDWIHK
- the gldA gene encoding gliding motility-associated ABC transporter ATP-binding subunit GldA, with product MSVKVQEVSKLYGKQKALDNLSFEIIQGEIVGFLGPNGAGKSTMMKIITGYIPQTSGLVEVNGLDVSMDSLEIRRQIGYLPEHNPLYLEMYVKEYLGHVASIYKLGKSKAKRIAEMIDLTGLGTEQNKKIAALSKGYRQRVGIAQALIHDPKVLILDEPTTGLDPNQLLEIRKLIIDIGREKTVMLSTHIMQEVEACCQRVLIVNKGKLVADRNIDFLASAKSSHVVEVEFASEVSSDLLQEISGVNEIEVLGENRYCFVSLRDIRKDVFQFAVSKSLVILEMKTRSENLEDIFHELTL